The Carassius carassius chromosome 5, fCarCar2.1, whole genome shotgun sequence DNA window GGACCATGTCAGTGATCAGTTCCTAAAACCATCTTTTCTTAGTGTGAAAAACGTTTTAATAATTCCATGTTCCattataaaaactattttgtgcaatggaaagtctCAGTGGATGTTCTTCATGAAATCCTCAATACCagaattttttgttaaatttttgtAAGAGTTTGCGCACATAAGGCATGTTGAGAAGTATGTTTTCCCTTAATTAAAAGCTAAATCagggtacactgaaaaaaattgttaaaacaaTCTTCATTCAGAAATGGAAGAATTTCTCAATTAAGGTAACATCAAAGAGATGCaaatcaagtaaatgtaacattttaacacTGGAATTGGTTTTTTCTTGTAAAAGGAAGgttactccaataatctttgtttgcaacttggaaaaaaaattatttttctctttacagtaaatttttttattattgttgttgttttgagtATTTTTAGATGATTGATTAGAGAATAAACAGCTGTATAagtgtataatatattttgaatatagtcTGTTTCCCTGCAGTGGTGGAGTGCAAGCTGCGGAGGGAAGAAGGCGGCCGGAGCGTGCATTACAGAGAAACCCTGTCGTTCCTGGACGCTGGCGTCAGAAAGAGGAAGTGTGTGGGTGACACCGAGGCCCCGGAGCAGCTGGAGTCCCCCGAGGAGCAGATACACACCAGCAAGCTCAAAGCAGAGCGAGCCTTCGACGAGGACGAGCTGTTCCTCTTGAGTTACGTCCCTGCTCTCAAAAGACTGACGCCGCAGAGAAGAGCCGCCGTCAAGATGCAGATCCAGCAGATCATGTTTGACGCAGAGTTCAAAGAGCACTGAACGCTGATGGATATTTAGCATGTTTTATAATTAAATCAGATATTTCTGTAAATATTTCATTGCAATAACTTACAAAGTGAGAGTTTTCTATGTGTTGTATATTTTGCTTTCCCTTTTATCCGAATGTTTAAAGCTGATGGTTTTGGTCATTTAAAAAGTCCTTCTTTCATAAAAGGACAGTATTGAGAATCTATTTGTCACATTAAATGTTATTGTGCTAATCTTTAgtgaatgcatttgtgtgtgctggtgtgagatCAGAGAGAGCAACAGACTTCATGAATGCAcatgaattttatatttattcctgCCATCTAGTCAATATTCATTAAAATgatatatcaaaacagctacaagattcagcacccagggatgactttctggaaaacagccagggaagccaggacaacatatcacagccaccggaaacaccagagacacagcccatctcaccagacacattatcactttctccagcatctccacttctgtgcttctcacagaaaatggaggaattggtgtatgctgggactataCTCTCCCTCTCATTTGCTGCtagcccgcagatatcaacaaTAAAACGGCGggccccccaaccaccaaagcctgtggtccctgctcatgCAAGAGCTCTTCGACCGCTGCCACAacaccagggcccaaaccctctgtctgctgaaggtgaaccaaaaacaactgatagcagctctcagtgatatgtgtcgggtccccgctataataacatgggatggtactcaaatggttcaggtcatacttataagggagaggctattatgtgagtctaggagagcataagtctaagtggacatccatgacatgcggagtcccacaaggctcgatTCTAGCACCGCTCTTGTTTGGCCTGTATATGCTCaaaactaagtcaaataatgagaaagaaccaaaatgcctatcacagctatgctgatgatacccagatttacctagccttatctccaaatgactacagccccattgactccctctgccaatgcattgatgaaattaatagttggatgtgccagaactttcttcagttaaacaaggaaaaaactgaagtcattgcatttggaaacaaagatgaagtgttcaaggtgaatgcataccttgactctaggggtcaaacaactaaaaatcaagtcaggaatcttggtgtgattctggagacagaccttagtttcagtagtcatgtcaaagcagtaactaaatcagcatactatcatttaaaaaacattgcaagaattagatgttttgtttccagccaagacttggagaaactagttcatgccttcatcaccagcagggtggactattgtaatgggctcctcaccgttcttcccaaaaagaccattagacacctgcagctcatccagaacgctgctgccaggattctgactagaaccagaacatctgagaatatcacaccagtcctcaggtccttacactggcttccagttacatttaggattgattttaaagtacttttacttgtatataagtcactaaatgacctaggaccgaaatatatttcagatatgctcactgaatataaacctaacagagcactcagatcattaggatcgagtcagttagaaatacagagggttcacacaaaacaaggggagtcctcctttagtcactatgctgcccgcagctggaatcagcttccagaagagatcagatgtgctaaaacactagtcacatttaaatctagactcaaaactcatctgtttagctgtgcttttactgaatgagcactgtgcaatgtccgaactgattgcactatattttcactgttttttaatttaattttattattttatgtgaaatcattttctaactgtttttaaatgtttaaatcattttaaaagttttaaattgcttgttttatttttgttattatttttcttcatgattatttttactttcttttatgtaaagcactttgaattaccattgtgtacgaaatgtgctgtataaataaacttgccttgccttgccttgcctaaacaGGCCTTTACCTTATAGAATATGTaaatcagaattagctttatttgCCAAGTATGTGCAAACACAGAAGGAAtgaatttgttgtgttttttaagGAGCTCCTGGTACATCATGCAAACATACATTATGACATGAGAccagaaataatattaaaataataaactgcaGCATTACATGCATTTGTCAAAACacagtcttaaaaataaagttttttgttcgtttttttttttttttgcagaaattgATTAATTGGAATTAAATGCATGTTCCTCATTTGTGAGAGATGGAAAAGCCCATTATTCCCAATCAAGCAAGTAAAGCAAAAGACTCTCCGTCAGCAGACAGACACTGTTTATTTGTATCTGCGTTTGATCGGTGTGGCTTAAGACAGATTTTGAAAATCCATTAATTCCTTGATGAAAACCACTTACAGACGGACGTGTATGATTACAAAGGATTTGTTGAGAATGAATGGAGCATGTACAATGCCGTTGCCTTTTTATCGAAAATGAGACATTGCACTGTGTCTCAGTGATAAGACATAAGACTCTTCACATATAGGCTATAAATCAAGACAGCTTGATCTTTCAAGCATCATAACCTATACAAGTATGTTCACACAACATGGGTTAAACTGAACTGACCAAGCAAATATCAGACCATGCTTGTGTTCAATTATGAACCCTCTGGGGTTGTTCATTTGGGGATCACActtgtgtttaaataaataagtaagaaaggaaaagaaaggaAGCTCAGGATCAGTATGAATGCTTGGATCTGGAGGGTTAAACAGGTGTGATATGAACTAAATCTCATGCAAATGCTGAAGCCAAAGCCAATCCTCTCAGAGACCTTCATGCTCTCCATCGACATCCAGCAGAATCAAAACACATAATGCCGTGCGTTTATCTTTCAGCACAACAATGAGGCTTTCTGCCTCTGTGTACATCTCATTTGATACAGTGCGATCTGATTTCTTGTCAGCTAAAGCCAGATTACCTCCATCTCCAGCGCTCACTAACACCTTCACAAAACTGCCCAGATTAGCTGGGATTTCTCAGccactttatacattttttcctCCTGGCTGTATAGAGGGATAACGTTTTGTCTGCTTGCTTTTAATCTATTTGGTAAATGGGGGTTTGACACGGACATTAGATTGATCCGACTCTATATGAACACGTTCTGCTCTGAACCCGACCGCATTCTGGCTCAGAACCAACTAGAAATGCCATGGACAAGAAGAGCTCTGTCTTCACCATCGACCGCATTCTGAGCGCAGACAACCACAAGATCCCCAGCCTGCAGGAGACTTCGGCCCCGGGGCCCTGCGAGGAGAAACCGGACCCTGAATCTGCAGTGAATGGAGACTCTATGAATCCGCCGGACCTCAGATCAACCTGCTGCTTCTGTTCTCACTGCGGAGAGATTCTGCACACGGCTGCCAGTAAGAGAGCTTTAATGATACAAAAACATCTCAAAAACGACGGTcactttttttgttctgttttcaaaTGTGCTTCTCTTAGTGTGATGCAACAAAGATAatagtataaaaatattttaatgtaagtgTGTaggaaatataacaaaacaaccaaaacacttgaaaatgaatgtgaagaatgatttttataatgttatatagtgttcctgtagttcAATTGGTAAAGCATTGCTTTATGTTCGGTGTTATTGTAGTATCATTGAGGTATTTATCATTGTGTTTTCATTAACATTTTGaatcagttttaattttatattttcattttagtaattttgatgTGTGTAATTTTCTAAtttatatatctgtatattttaataattttttattttagacttACTTTCAGTAATTTTTGTATGTAGAAatgttttgggtgaaatatttttttttaagtcttacatttttatattctagTTTGTTTCATGTAACAAacgttttagttaattataataatacctGTTTTAGTTGAAAAAttgcttaattttaattaaaataatattatactgGTTTGATTTTTGGGTGTGACATGACTTGTTCTCAAGATGAAGTTTGATTATATGCTCTCTGTTTAATCTTGTGGTTAGGCTGATGCTGATCTCTGTGGTTTTTGTTGCTGTCATGTAGTTTGGGGTAAGCGGATGTTTGCAGAAGCTCACAGCAGGGAAAGCTTCAGTCATATTCAGAGGAGGGTTCGGCGTCACCGCACCATCTTCACAGAAGAGCAGCTGGACGCTCTGGAGGATCTCTTCAGACAGAACCAGTATCCAGACATCCACACCCGTGAGCAGCTGGCCCACAGAACACACCTGCGCGAGGAGAGAGTCGAGGTGATCCACGTAACTCAATAATCATGTCATGTCCCACCCAAaaccatatattttaaaattgtttactTGATTTAAAGTTGTTCCAAtcttgtacactcttaaaaataagggtttgttattttaaatggatGGTTCAATGGAGAACCTTTAACAAGCCTGTTTCTTATtctggaatttaaaaaaataataattaaattttttcatgcaattcagaaaagtcagaattgtgagacataaagtcagaattgggagacgtaaagtcagaattgtgaaacgtaaagtcagaattgtgacgtgtaaagtcagaattatgagacgtAAAGTTAGAATTGGgacatgtaaagtcagaattgccagACGTAAAGCCAGAATTGTGACATGTagagtcagaattatgagacgtaaagtcagaattgcgagacgtaaagttagaattgcgacaTGTAACGTCAGAATTGCCAGACGTAAAGCCAGAATTGTgacatgtaaagtcagaattatgagacgtaaagtcagaattgcgagacgtaaaatcagaattgcgacatgtaaagtcagaattgcgacatgtaaagtcagaattgcgagaaataaagtcagaattgtaaagtcagaattgtgaaatataaagtcagaattgcaaaaagtaaagtcagaattgttagatgtaaagtcagaattgcgagacaaagtcagaattgcgacatgtaaagtcagaattgcgagtcataaagtcagaattgcaaagtcagaattgtgaaatataaagtcagaattgcaaagtcagaattgcgacacgtaaagtcagaattgcgagatgtaatgtcagaattgcgaagtcagaattgtgaatattaagtcagaattgcaagacgtAAAGTCggaaagtcagaattacgagaaGTAAAGTTAGAATGGCGAGAAGTAAAGTCAGAACTGCGAGACGTAAAGtcgtaaagtcagaattacgagaaGTAAAGTTAGAATAGCGAGAAGTAAAGTCAGAACTACGAGACGTAAAGtcgtaaagtcagaattacgagacacgtaaagtcagaattgtgagaagtcagaattgtgagatgtgaagtcgaaaagttagaattgtgaagACAAATTCAGAActgcaaagtcagaattgtgaattataaagtcagaattgcgagtagtaaagtcagaattgcacaatttaaagtcagaattgtgaaatataaagtcagaattgcaaagtcaaaattgcgacacgtaaagtcagaattgcgagatgtaaagtcagaattccgacatgtaaagtcagaattgggacATGTAATGTCAGAATTGGGACATGTAATGTCAGAATTgcgaagtcagaattgtgaaatattaagtcagaattgcgagacgtaAAGTCGGGAAGTCAGAATTACGAGAAGTAAAGTTAGAATggcgagaaataaagtcagaactgcgagacgtaaagtcagaactgtgacaTGTAAAGTCAGAACTACGAGACGTAAAGtcgtaaagtcagaattacgagaaGTAAAGTTAGAATGGCGAGAAGTAAAGTCAGAACTACGAGACGTAAAGtcgtaaagtcagaattacgagacacgtaaagtcagaattgtgagaagtcagaattgtgagatgtgaagttgaaaagttagaattgtgagacataaattcAGAActgcaaagtcagaattgtgaattataaagtcagaattgcgagacgtaaagtcagaattgcaaaatgtaaagtcagaattgtgaaatataaagtcagaattgcaaagtcagaattgcgacacgtaaagtcagaattgcgagatgtaaagtcagTATTCCgacatgtaaagtcagaattgcaaaatgtaaagtcagaattgtgaaatataaagtcagaattgcaaagtcagaattgcgacacgtaaagtcagaattgcgagatgtaaagtcagaattccgACATGTAAAGTTAGAATGGCGAGAAGTAAAGTCAGAACTGCGAGACGTAAAGtcgtaaagtcagaattacgagaaGTAAAGTTAGAATAGCGAGAAGTAAAGTCAGAACTACGAGACGTAAAGtcgtaaagtcagaattacgagacacgtaaagtcagaattgtgagaagtcagaattgtgagatgtgaagttgaaaagttagaattgtgagacataaattcAGAActgcaaagtcagaattgtgaattataaagtcagaattgcgagacgtaaagtcagaattgcaaaatgtaaagtcataattgtgaaatataaagtcagaattgcaaagtcagaattgcgacacgtaaagtcagaattgcgagatgtaaagtcagTATTCCgacatgtaaagtcagaattgcaaaatgtaaagtcAGAACTGCGAGACGTAAAGtcgtaaagtcagaattacgagaaGTAAAGTTAGAATAGCGAGAAGTAAAGTCAGAACTACGAGACGTAAAGtcgtaaagtcagaattacgagacacgtaaagtcagaattgtgagaagtcagaattgtgagatgtgaagtcgaaaagttagaattgtgaagACAAATTCAGAActgcaaagtcagaattgtgaattataaagtcagaattgcgagtagtaaagtcagaattgcacaatttaaagtcagaattgtgaaatataaagtcagaattgcaaagtcaaaattgcgacacgtaaagtcagaattgcgagatgtaaagtcagaattccgacatgtaaagtcagaattgggacATGTAATGTCAGAATTGGGACATGTAATGTCAGAATTgcgaagtcagaattgtgaaatattaagtcagaattgcgagacgtaAAGTCGGGAAGTCAGAATTACGAGAAGTAAAGTTAGAATggcgagaaataaagtcagaactgcgagacgtaaagtcagaactgtgacaTGTAAAGTCAGAACTACGAGACGTAAAGtcgtaaagtcagaattacgagaaGTAAAGTTAGAATGGCGAGAAGTAAAGTCAGAACTACGAGACGTAAAGtcgtaaagtcagaattacgagacacgtaaagtcagaattgtgagaagtcagaattgtgagatgtgaagttgaaaagttagaattgtgagacataaattcAGAActgcaaagtcagaattgtgaattataaagtcagaattgcgagacgtaaagtcagaattgcaaaatgtaaagtcagaattgtgaaatataaagtcagaattgcaaagtcagaattgcgacacgtaaagtcagaattgcgagatgtaaagtcagTATTCCgacatgtaaagtcagaattgcaaaatgtaaagtcagaattgtgaaatataaagtcagaattgcaaagtcagaattgcgacacgtaaagtcagaattgcgagatgtaaagtcagaattccgacatgtaaagtcagaattgggacatgtaatgtcagaattg harbors:
- the LOC132140202 gene encoding dorsal root ganglia homeobox protein, which encodes MDKKSSVFTIDRILSADNHKIPSLQETSAPGPCEEKPDPESAVNGDSMNPPDLRSTCCFCSHCGEILHTAAIWGKRMFAEAHSRESFSHIQRRVRRHRTIFTEEQLDALEDLFRQNQYPDIHTREQLAHRTHLREERVEVWFKNRRAKWRRQKRHPFSLRGPDDWNCPS